AGCAGAGAAATAATGCTTGACAAATTCATCTTTCGATTTCCTAAATTCAGAACAAACTAAAATCTTATAATTTTTATCAACTGCTAAATAGCCGTTTTCAAATGCCTTATCATGCAAATTATTTAGCAACAATCCGTTTTGTGGATTCAATCGATTCTCCACATCCTTTGCCCAGGGAGTAATATGACTTGCAATTAAAAAATCTGGGTTAGCAAAACCTGTTACAGTGCAACTGCCCTGATAATTTGCAAGAACAATATCCCGAAAAACCTTTTGATTTACTCTTGTTTTAACTTCTCTAACCTTTGTTTTCCCTTTGAGATTATCAATTCCTTTTAAAATATTAGCATACTTCTTTTCGATTGTTGTTTGTTGGATTTCTGCCAAGATTTGCTCACTCTCAAAAACAAGTTCTTCTTTATTCTGATGAAACTCATCCCAAATAGGTTGAACTTGCTTTATTCCACCGGTCAATCCTTTTACACCTCGTTGTTGATGATATGGATCGACACTGGCAAAGTTACTCAAGCGCATTGACACAGCACTTGGCGTTCTTCCGATTAGTTTGGCTAACTGAATTATATCGCTATTGCCGTGATGGAATTTGCCAAACGGTATTTTAAGGTACAGGTTAAATGCTAAGATTAATTCGGCTTTCGTCCATGGTTTTCTTTGAGACATGTTGGGAAAAGTTTATTAGCATAAAACTAATAGAATTCATTTTAAAAATGGATTAAAATAGAGCCTTTTTCCAAATTTTTTGAACCATAAAAAGCTCTTAATTCTCAGTCGTTAAAAACACAAATCCACAGATAGAAGACAAACAAACGTTAATTTGTTCTTCTAATACTGAGTCATATATACTTATCAATAATTCAGTCCTCAACCCACATTTAGGGCATGTGGTTGGCTGATCGGACATAAGGAAAATTTCAAGATTAGAAGTTGTTAAGTCGATATGATTACTCATTTTTTTCCTTTAACAAAATAAATTCGCACCAATCATGATCCAAATCCGGGTTATAAATAGAAAACAGAGGCTTGTTCAATCCAAAATCATGTGGTACAAAATATAATTCATCGATAAGCTTACTTTTAAACCACCTTTCAAATTCTTTAAGCGATAAATTATTTGGGTTATCAATTTCCGCTTCTTCAAAAAGCTTATAATTTGCTGCATCGCGATACAAATACTCAATAATTATTCGGTGTTTCATTGCAAGCAAAACTGCAAAATAGTTCTATTCTTGTCAACGGACTATGAGTAACAATAGCCACCTTGGGCCCGGTATCCTCCCCCTTAATGCGGCTCATATTATACGAGCGGGTTATTTTGTTGTGTACATCCATTTTAAAAGATTAAGGATGATTGATTAAGGATTAAAGTTAGGAAGAAAGCCGGAAGACAGATGCCTGCGGCATCAAATGTTTACAGAAATATCCCTTAAACAGAACTATCCGACTCCGGGCGCCTGTCTGACGCCAGGCAGGAAATTCTCTCTGCCCCTTGTTTGTATTTTTGTCGTTTGTAACGACGTCCTGAAGAGTTGGAAACAGTTATTTTCCATGATCCCTATTTGTCGATACAATCGACTGAACGCCTGCCCCCTCGTTGCAAACGAGGGGTAGTAAGAGAAAAAGGCAAACGAAAAACCGGGCTAATTTTCTGCTGTTTCGCGGTTGTAGATAAGCGGCATTTGTCCTTTCCAGCGTTTCCAGGTGTTGTTGTTGCATATTAGTTCGGCCATAAAGCAGGCTACGTTTATGCGGCTTACTTTTCCGGGATTTAAAACAGCACTTCGTATGGGTGAAGCGTGAATCTCGTAAGGGCTCACGCTGTCCTCATCGATCAGGCTGTCGGGGCGTACCGCTATCCATTCAATTAAGGGATGGTGCTGCCCGATTTGCGTGCGGAGGTATTCAGCTGCCTCTATATTATCGGTAAAAGGAGGCACCAATATTCGTAGCAGAGTAATCGCGATTTTTTCAGCCGAAACAAGGGGCTCGTTCAGATCGCGGTTCTGGTTGCCGGAGGTATTCATCAATATCAACTTCACCGGTTTTTGTGGTTTATTCACCCCGATGGCTACACACAGCCGGCGAACAGCATCTGTTACCAGGCGGCGCGGCTTTCCGTACATACCTTTAAAGCTCATGTTATGCCCCAGACATGAAACTACAGCATCGCAGTCGCGAACCAATTCGGCCATCGTGTTATCGCTAAGCTCCAGCACCGGGGCTTCAACTACTTTAAGGTTCGTAGCGTGCAGTAGCGTGCTCAGTTTTTCTGTTGACCGCACAACGGCTGTTACTTTTTCTCCGCGATCCAATAAATCTTTTACCAGCAGGCGGCCTGTTGCTCCGCTTGCCCCAACTATTAAAATGTTCATCATTTCTTCTTTGCTTTATAAGGTAGAACATTTTGAGGTGGATCGACAAATAAATACGACCTATACGAACAGCGGATCGACGAAAGGGGGGTATGGAAGGTTGCTTTGGTATTTTTACCACCCCACCGCTGTGAACGCGGTACCCCCTCCTGGCCCCCTTTGTCGGCCAGCGCCAGTGCCTTACCCTGACATTTCCCCCAAATGGGGGAAACAATATGGAATATCTGATTTTATGGAGGGGAAATGTTCGTGCTGCAGGCTTGTCTGTTATTTTAATGGATAAAATTGGAATAAAATCATTTCTCCTCCTGCCAGAAGGAGTACCGCTGATGCAGTGCAACGCAATCAGTGGGGAGGTGGTGTAGCTATACCACCCTGTCAGCGAATTCTCACCTGCACAACTTCATTGGAAAAGGCAGTAAAACTATTACCGGCCCCCTTTCTCCTCCTCAAAGGAGGAGAGCCTGTCCCGACCAAGCAAAGCGAACGTCGGGAGGACCAGCGAAGCTGGTGAGGTGGTCGATGGGCTTAATTGCTTAGCTCTTCAAAAAGTGAAGCATTCACCACCCCACCGCTGTGAACGCGGTACCCCCCTCCTGGCCCCCTTTGTCGGCCAGCGCCAGTGCCTTACCCTGACATTTCCCCCAA
Above is a genomic segment from uncultured Draconibacterium sp. containing:
- a CDS encoding NAD(P)-binding oxidoreductase; its protein translation is MMNILIVGASGATGRLLVKDLLDRGEKVTAVVRSTEKLSTLLHATNLKVVEAPVLELSDNTMAELVRDCDAVVSCLGHNMSFKGMYGKPRRLVTDAVRRLCVAIGVNKPQKPVKLILMNTSGNQNRDLNEPLVSAEKIAITLLRILVPPFTDNIEAAEYLRTQIGQHHPLIEWIAVRPDSLIDEDSVSPYEIHASPIRSAVLNPGKVSRINVACFMAELICNNNTWKRWKGQMPLIYNRETAEN
- a CDS encoding HNH endonuclease, yielding MSQRKPWTKAELILAFNLYLKIPFGKFHHGNSDIIQLAKLIGRTPSAVSMRLSNFASVDPYHQQRGVKGLTGGIKQVQPIWDEFHQNKEELVFESEQILAEIQQTTIEKKYANILKGIDNLKGKTKVREVKTRVNQKVFRDIVLANYQGSCTVTGFANPDFLIASHITPWAKDVENRLNPQNGLLLNNLHDKAFENGYLAVDKNYKILVCSEFRKSKDEFVKHYFSAYHNKEIKRPERFLPSLVLLEKHMDEKFLG